The following is a genomic window from Pan paniscus chromosome 18, NHGRI_mPanPan1-v2.0_pri, whole genome shotgun sequence.
gccatcctcccatctcagcctcccaagtagctgggaggttaaaaaaattggttaatactttttttttctgtattttgtagagacagggtttcaccatgttgctcaggctggtctcaaacttttgggttcaggtgatccacccaccttggcctcccaaagtgctgggattacaggaataagccatcatgcctggggTCCCAAAGCCTGCTTTATATAACGTTTTATCTATATGTGATCTTACAGTTTTAATTTTGGAGCTCTTCCACAAGAGCTTTAagttcttttgttattttaagcctcagataaactaaaatttttaaaagtattatggTCTTATAGATTATGCATTTAAGAGAccagaaaagtataaaatacctTATTCCTTCTtaccaaatataaaaaaaaatgttttatccacacacacacacacacacacacgagcctCAGAACCTACGAGACTCTTCAAAGTGGTAGTTTTTCAAGGAAGGGTACTCATTTGTTTTTCATGGAAACCCACATATTTAAATTCAAagattactattttttttcttttttaaaaagcatgcctCATTTCTAGTGAATTCCTAAAACATAGAAAGCTGTTAAATACTTTTGGGCAATGACATACACTTTTGATGCCTCAAACTCTGAAACTGTAAACAAACCAGATTCCACCCCACTTCCAACAAACCATGTCCCAGTTGATTTCCCTCTTTCTATCTGATGTGCTCCTTCAAGATTCAAGCCTCttgctggggaggggaggagagtggTGACGGGGCGGGGGGGTGGTGGGGGCGAAGGGGAGAGATTGGCCAATGGGTCTGAAGTTacagatggaaaggaggagtaagttctggtgttctattgcacagtagggtgattGTGGTTAACAATATTGcattatgtatttcaaaatactaGAAGagagattttgaatgttctcatcacaaagaaatgatgtttTTGAAGTGATACATAAGCTAATtatcctaatttgatcattacacaatatgtaaatgtattaaaatgtcaCACTGTATCCCGTAAATATGTGCTATTGTgtcaattacaaataaaatgaaatttaaaaaaaaagcaagcctcTCATTCTCTGTAATGCCTACTCCATCAGCTGCAGTTCTTTTTCCTCATGAATTCTGGAAGCTTTGGATTTCTGATTATGCATAGATTGGTTTCtcagtttctttttactttttcccaTCCCTACCCCCTAGTCTAAGAGCTAAGAGAGCTACACTAAGAGAACAGGTGCTGtagtgcctttttatttttattttttttagacaaagtctcgctcttatcccccaggctggagtgcaatggcacgatcttggctcactgcaacctctgcctcccaggttcaagcgatgttctggccttaccctcccaagtagctgggattacaggcgcctgccaccatgcccagttactttttgtatttttagtagagatggggtttcaccatgttggccaggctggtctcgaactcctgacctcaggtgatccgcctgccttggcctcccaaagtgctgggattacaggcgtgagccacagcgcctggcctgtaATGCCTTCTTTATGATGGGTTCCCAGTGCTGGAAGTGCCAGAAGATGGGATGCTACAACACGgctcaatgaatgaatgactattcTGGTATTCAAAGATTCAAGTGTACATCCTTTTACCCAGGTCAGTTTTAAGGGCAAAGACTATTTTATTATCTCGTGTCATTTATTTAACTATGGTCATGACCATAATGAGCTAAAGATTAAACTATATTCATGAGGATTGAAAGACTGGGGTTCCCTGTGCCTAGTAtctcactcaaaaaaaaaagctaggtttATAATATTGACTGCTGTTAGAAGGATCACTGTGACCAGCCCAATGTTTCATCCgcggtaactttttttttctgttttttttgagactgagttttgctcttgttgcccaggctggagtgcagtggctcagtcttggctcactgcagcctccgcctgccaggttcaagcaattctcctgcctcagccttcccagtagttgggattataggcgcctgccaccacgcccagctaatttgtgtatttttagtagagacggggtttcaccaggttgggcttgtctcgaactcctgacttcaggtaatccatccgcctcgggctcccaaagtgctgggataacaggcgtgaaccaccacgcccagccggtaACGTTTTAAAGTCAATATACTTGGCcagcacggcggctcacacctgtaatcccagtattttgggaagccaaggtgggtagatcacctgaggtcaggagttcgagaccaggctaccaaatcctgtctctactaaaaatacaaaaattagccaggcatcgtagcacacacctatagtctcagctactcgggaggctgaggcacgaggatcacttgaacctgagaggcggaggttgcagtgagcagagattgcaccactgcacttcagcctgggtgacggggtgagactccatctcaatcaatcaatcaagtcAATATACATGAtagaaaatcaaagcaaaaattatCCTTGAAAATTCTTTCAGTGGGTCTCCCCAATAATATAGCATATATGGTTGTGTACTACCTCACTATGTCTCATAAAGCATAATATAACTTTGTATAATTTCCACCAGAGTTTGATGGAAACAGAGCTGTTTCCTCCATTCAGCATTGTGGAAAGTCGTCATTTTAGGGACCATGTACTAGAAAAAGATACTTCTTTTTCCTAACTGCATATAATTGAATTACATGAGCATTTTCTGCAACAGCACTCAACAAAGCATTGTAAAGATGAGTTAATTCTACAAATAAAAACTGCAGGCCTTAGGGTAGTGACAAACGCTAAAGAATCTATCAATTCAGAAACTATCATAATACATCCTTGAATGTCAAGTCTCCAGTAACACTGGAAAACTGCCCTCATCTTTCTCAAAGTTGCCTGTCAGCTTTGCGACATCTCTCCTAGAGTATATgtgtcttttattcctttacataGGAATTGTTTGCCAATAAAGCaattttttcaaaagtatttctctaaaataagaataaagtctAGATTCTGGAAAAATCCTTCCTTATATTTGGCTAcaacttatatttttatgttttaaaatcataaacaaaTCTAGTTAAAAACACTACAAAAATAGTCTCTACTTTCCTCCCCCCTCACAGACACAAAATcaattcgtctcaaaaaaaaaatactctacataattaccatatgactcaCAATTTTCACTCGTGGGCATCTGTCCCAGGATAATGAAAGTTTATGTTCACACAGAAACCTCTACacgaatatatatatagtacttcTATTTGTAATAATCAAATACCAGATACAACCCAGAAGTCCGAATTGATGAGTGATGTGGTACACATGTACCACAGAATACTACTGAACTAAAAAAAAGGGAACAAACTATTGACACATATAAGCTGAATCTCCAGAAAATGATGCTGGGTGAGTCAAACCCCAAAAGGTTACACACTTTAATTGCAATTATATAACATTCCTATaaaggcaaatttatagaaatggagaacatgctagtggttgccagggttaaGGGAGGAGTGAGATGGTCTGGAAGTAGGGGTGGCTATCAAAGGGCAGTAATGAGGGATCCTCCTGGTGATATAAATGTTCTCTATCTTGACTGCATCAATGTCAGTATCCAGGTTGTGATGCTGTACTATACAGTATATTGCAAGAAGTTACTATTAGGAGAAACTGGGTAGTGTTCAAAGATCTCtgtattattttgtaaaactGCATGTGAATTtaacaatctgaaaaaataaagtttgatcaaaaataaaaaaggaaatctctcTAGCCTAATAAATTTACTTTATGACTCTGAGATCTAAGCTTAAGAATTCATCATAGCCCTTGGATTCTTTGTCATCATCAGCCTTTGTGGACCTTCCCAGTTCCTTCCCTAAGCACTCCTTCTCACCAGATGTACCCCTTCACAGTGTCCACACCAAAGAGGCTAGAGACCTGTCTGTACAAAAGAATTCTTCCATCTTCCTATAGCTGTTACAAAGGCCACAACAAGGTATTTCCCAATGGCAAGGTAATCTATCATTACTCAATTACCCAAATGCAGGGATTCTGTGAAGGAAGTCGACGTCAGCCTTCTTTACAGAGATGAAACTCTGCCATTTAGGGCAACTTTTTCTTGTATATGAAATGAGCCAATAGATTTGTTTGAGGAAGAGATATTCTATTCCAGAGGGACTATTACAGAAAATTAAAGTACACATAGGAATATCTTTCAAGTCTTTTTCCTCCCATAAATATGAGTCATATTAGAAAGTTATTTTAAACCTAGTCTAATATCTGATTGTCAAAAGAATGACTCTGAtagaaaaaggaatttttttgaacctttttttttcaggtataaACATTCATTCTATCCaataaagacattttagaaaaaagtcaacctatacaatttattttatttttcctataccttggctaaacaaaatatatttggtgataCTGTAAAATACTAAGCATTTTCAGTAAAACTGGCAATCAAATACAGCTTAACCTTCTTCTGCGTGACAACTGAGGATTTTAATTGGAAAAGTATTATAGTCTATAAACAGGAACATCCAAAACATATTTAAACCACTTGAGCactttgatttttccatgttctttGCATCTCGATTGAAACACATCACAGGAAATTTCAAAGACCGACGGctgaatctaaaagaaaaaaaaaatccatttagttGCCATGATCATTGTCACCATCAATCCCTGATATCTTATACTTCACTGGTCACACTTAACTCTGCTATGCTGTTTTATGCTTGGGAGAAGACAAATTACTAATCAATTATGTATACTAATTTAAAATGCTACCTTTAGGAGGCATTTTAATAACTTAGTAATAGGGGTGAAGTGCTTCCTCTAACTGCTTACGTGAAAACACCTTCAATAATACATTAGCCAGGATGCACTGAACATTTGGGAACAATTAATGCTATAGTCTACGTAAACTATCAAATTGCCCCCCCCCAAAGTAGTGGTACAATTCTGCAACTGGTTGAGGTCACATGGAAAATAGAATTATATGCTAATTTGTTCCTATATTATCATAAAAGGTCAGACCAAACATAGTAAAaggaattctggaaaaaaaattaagtagattGGTATGTACTGTATCAAAATAAACTGTTTATCTTAATAGATACAAATACAAGAAAATGTTAAAGCCAgggcattttctcctttttaaaaagaaatgttttagctAACCCTAGGCAATGACTTGcatgatttaaaaatactttataggAATAGTTTTTCCCTAAAGGAGAACAGGGGTAGGgtacttttttttgctttcaagcAGAGAAAAGCAATGGAAAAGGGCATAAtatccaaaaaggaaaaatttccCCAGAAAACTATTTCCTCTACTTTACATGTTTCTTAAATTTAATTCACATAGTTCTACACATGAACTATAAAatgaacacacaaacacacatgcttaGTTTAGCTGAAACTAAAGAGGGGTCAAGAGATGTTGActataatacatttattattttactccAAACTAAGAAATAATTTGGAGGGGTgatggagaaatgaaatattaCAGCATACGAAATCACAGGTCTAGTATTTTATAAAGCATCCAGTTTATTGCAGGACACAACTAAGACAACTGACAGAGATCATCTGTCACACCCTTAGGCAAActcctgagaaaaaaataaaacagtaattttGTGTTCTAGAGACTATGCTTTTTTCCATCAAAAGATAtacttacatttttcatttcaacatttccAGTGGCATCCTACAAGAGAACTAGCACTCACAATGAGTCATCTGAATTTTCTTTAAATCGtaactcatttttaatttctaaacagGTTTTACCTATTGatttaaataagataattattAGTtaccataaaatgagttaggttcACATGAAATATCAGTTTGACATCTTATTCAAATACTTACTTTCCTGCTATTACCAGCATTGTTTATCCTATTTTCCTTATCAAGTTAGATATGGAGATACCTAGGCATAAAATCTTCAGACACCTTGAtggactaaaaataaatttatttttataaaaaatataaaaattattatcattCTTGTTTTGAAGGATTTTATGTATTGGGAAGTAAATCCATAAGAAGTTGAGAATTACATTAAAAGAGGGTAAAAGtctgacaaaaatgaaaacatgcattGATGCCTAAAAAATCAGGACTGAAGTAAATTAATCTTCATTCCCACTGAAAGCAATCTTGATGTCCAGAGACTGagaattattctaccataaaataCGGCACATTAAATACTACAATAGCCCATCTGAAATGTCTTAATATAATTGATATCATCTACAAATgattgtacatatattttaatattcattacTGGAGATTCCAAtgcaaaatatattgaaattgtaaaaatattaagTCAGTTAAAGACCGCATCAAATCAGTAGCTATTCTATGACTAA
Proteins encoded in this region:
- the LOC100972231 gene encoding uncharacterized protein LOC100972231 translates to MLAEIHPKAGLQSLQFIMELLYWLLEGGDSEDKEDATGNVEMKNIQPSVFEISCDVFQSRCKEHGKIKVLKWFKYVLDVPVYRL